The following proteins are co-located in the Gloeocapsa sp. PCC 7428 genome:
- a CDS encoding TonB-dependent receptor → MANQLWRLALVMSSVLMLATTAQAEVVAEETEEVRRKDSLAPLLLSDFEQPTTAIAEWMAQIEQPAIQVTGVQINVTAAGLNIALETNEPLATPSTSVVGNVLIADVPNAVLALPEGEEFQAANPAEGIALVSVAPRGDGIRVAITGTEAPPVAEVRTEAQGVVLAVTLGEPGEIAEEDAIQVVVTGEQEDGYAVPDASTATRTDTPLRDIPQSIQVVPRQVIEDQAVTELQDAVRNVSGVVEGNTFGSTQENFIIRGFQQGFQLGSTLRDGFRANGSFSGVRDLANIERIEVLKGPASAIFGGAIEPGGLINIITKQPLEEPFYSAELQAGSFGFVRSTVDLSGPLNADRTLLYRLNLAYERGDGFRDFDQGIERIFVAPVVLWRIGDRTDLTLELEYLNDERPFDRGLIADGDDVVDIPFERILGEPDDIARNEELSIGYRLEHRFSENWRIRNALRFTDAYLPNQRAQPQRFDESTGILTRAWSDQEYFVNGYALQTNVIGEFSTGSIEHTLLFGVDLERQAYDSEGFGTDAPSINVFDPVYGVAARPEQDEFPTEAGIFNQQIDLLGIYLQDQVTLLDNLKLLLGGRFDIVDQRTELGGRFGEGESQQQYEAFTPRIGIVYQPIEPLSLYASFSQSFAPNSGRTVDNSILEPVRGTQYEIGMRGEWLDGRLVTNLAAYHLTRSNIAATDPENPDFSIAIGEQRSQGVEFDVIGEILPGWNAIASYAYTDAEITRDNSPLEGNRLFGVPENAASLWSTYEIQSGDLQGLGFGLGLFFIGERQGDADNSFQVPSYVRTDASLFYRRDNWRAAINVKNLFDVDYIESVPNFRTAINPGSPLTVLATVSVEF, encoded by the coding sequence ACGACGGCTCAAGCCGAGGTAGTTGCTGAAGAGACGGAAGAGGTAAGACGCAAAGACAGCTTGGCTCCATTACTCCTATCTGACTTTGAACAACCTACAACGGCGATCGCTGAGTGGATGGCTCAGATCGAACAGCCTGCGATTCAGGTGACGGGCGTGCAGATTAACGTCACAGCGGCAGGGCTGAATATCGCGTTAGAAACCAATGAACCGTTGGCAACTCCTTCTACGTCGGTTGTGGGAAATGTCTTAATTGCGGATGTTCCCAATGCGGTGTTGGCATTACCAGAGGGTGAGGAGTTTCAGGCAGCCAATCCAGCAGAAGGGATTGCCCTGGTCTCGGTGGCACCGAGGGGAGACGGCATTCGGGTAGCAATTACCGGGACTGAGGCACCGCCTGTAGCGGAGGTGAGGACAGAAGCGCAGGGGGTAGTGCTGGCGGTGACACTGGGTGAACCTGGAGAGATTGCAGAGGAAGATGCGATTCAAGTTGTTGTGACAGGGGAGCAAGAAGACGGATATGCGGTTCCGGATGCGTCAACCGCAACTCGAACAGATACCCCACTTAGAGACATTCCTCAATCAATTCAGGTGGTGCCGCGACAAGTTATAGAAGACCAAGCTGTTACCGAGCTACAAGACGCGGTTCGGAATGTCAGTGGAGTGGTTGAAGGAAACACCTTTGGAAGTACTCAGGAAAATTTTATCATTCGAGGGTTTCAGCAGGGATTTCAACTCGGTAGTACTTTGCGGGATGGATTTCGAGCCAATGGGAGCTTCAGTGGTGTGCGAGATCTTGCCAATATTGAACGGATAGAAGTTCTTAAGGGTCCAGCTTCTGCGATTTTTGGTGGTGCAATCGAACCAGGTGGGCTGATTAATATCATCACTAAACAGCCACTAGAAGAGCCATTTTACTCAGCCGAGCTACAAGCGGGAAGTTTTGGGTTTGTTCGCTCCACCGTTGACTTGTCGGGTCCGTTGAACGCAGACCGAACCTTGCTTTATCGATTAAATCTGGCATATGAGCGAGGTGATGGGTTTCGTGACTTTGATCAGGGGATTGAGCGTATTTTTGTCGCTCCAGTGGTTTTATGGCGAATTGGCGATCGCACTGATTTAACCCTGGAGTTGGAGTATCTCAACGATGAGCGCCCCTTTGATCGAGGGCTGATTGCTGACGGTGACGATGTTGTGGATATTCCGTTTGAGCGCATTTTAGGTGAACCAGACGATATTGCCAGGAATGAAGAACTCTCTATCGGCTATCGGCTGGAGCATCGATTTAGCGAGAACTGGAGAATCCGGAATGCATTGAGGTTTACGGATGCTTATCTACCAAATCAAAGAGCTCAACCACAGAGGTTTGATGAAAGCACAGGTATATTAACCAGAGCCTGGTCAGACCAGGAATATTTCGTCAATGGATATGCCCTACAAACCAATGTTATCGGTGAATTTTCTACTGGTTCAATTGAGCATACGCTGCTGTTTGGGGTCGATCTAGAACGGCAGGCATACGATTCTGAAGGATTTGGCACAGATGCCCCTAGCATCAACGTTTTTGATCCAGTCTATGGCGTTGCGGCTCGTCCCGAACAAGATGAATTTCCAACGGAAGCCGGAATCTTCAATCAACAAATCGATTTGCTGGGAATCTATCTCCAAGATCAAGTTACGCTCCTTGATAACTTGAAGTTACTACTGGGTGGTCGATTCGATATTGTAGATCAACGAACTGAACTGGGAGGCCGCTTTGGAGAGGGAGAATCTCAGCAGCAATATGAGGCATTTACGCCACGAATCGGTATTGTTTATCAACCCATTGAGCCATTGTCTCTCTATGCCAGCTTTAGCCAGTCGTTTGCACCGAATTCTGGCAGAACGGTTGATAACTCTATTCTTGAACCCGTGCGAGGGACACAATATGAAATTGGCATGAGGGGTGAGTGGTTGGATGGTAGACTCGTTACCAATTTAGCGGCTTACCACTTAACTCGGAGCAATATAGCTGCTACCGATCCAGAGAACCCAGACTTTAGTATTGCAATTGGAGAGCAACGAAGCCAGGGAGTAGAATTTGATGTGATTGGAGAAATTCTTCCTGGTTGGAACGCGATCGCTTCCTATGCCTACACAGATGCTGAGATCACCAGAGACAACAGCCCTCTTGAGGGCAATCGGCTGTTTGGCGTACCAGAAAATGCAGCGAGTCTATGGAGCACTTACGAGATTCAGTCTGGCGATTTGCAGGGATTAGGCTTTGGGCTAGGACTATTCTTTATCGGTGAACGTCAGGGAGATGCTGATAACTCGTTTCAAGTCCCCAGTTATGTTCGCACGGATGCCAGCCTTTTTTATCGAAGAGATAATTGGCGAGCAGCAATCAATGTTAAAAATTTGTTTGATGTGGATTACATTGAGTCTGTTCCCAATTTTAGAACAGCGATTAACCCTGGTTCACCGCTTACGGTGCTAGCAACAGTATCAGTGGAGTTTTAG
- a CDS encoding ABC transporter substrate-binding protein translates to MKDKLRQVWKGCSHPLSFDWRRFPLGLFILTAFTVCFISACIHQSSNPPSSNLPIISSDCRIVEHKLGQTCVPYHPQRVVSLSDASNTVALGIEPIAGVFSGGSESLLGERLTGIEQLPGVEPSLETIVALKPDLILAASYHQAIYNQLTQIAPTVLASWETGSDWKKVFFKQAEALGRLDQAQQLMADYEARLAQFKSEMRLDETLSAEKRLNQIKVSVVRIYPDAIAVYFKDSFCGSILEEAGLSRPPAQDREWDGQQQLSKERIRDLDADVMFLWTYGYNPEIAQQVNTTLEKLKADPLWSQLKVVQHDKVYEVPSYWIGDSILAANAVLDDLFRYLVVKEE, encoded by the coding sequence GTGAAGGATAAACTGCGTCAAGTATGGAAAGGTTGTAGTCATCCTCTAAGCTTTGATTGGAGAAGGTTCCCTCTCGGTTTGTTTATCCTCACAGCGTTCACCGTTTGCTTCATCTCGGCTTGTATTCATCAATCATCTAATCCCCCGTCTTCAAATTTGCCAATCATTTCATCAGACTGCCGAATAGTTGAACATAAGCTAGGGCAGACTTGTGTTCCCTATCATCCGCAACGGGTTGTCAGTCTTAGTGATGCATCTAATACGGTAGCGTTAGGGATCGAACCGATTGCAGGAGTTTTTTCTGGCGGATCTGAATCTCTGCTTGGAGAACGCCTCACAGGTATCGAGCAACTACCAGGAGTGGAACCCAGCCTAGAAACCATTGTTGCCCTAAAGCCTGATTTAATTCTGGCTGCTTCATACCATCAAGCAATCTACAACCAATTGACCCAGATTGCGCCGACTGTTTTGGCAAGTTGGGAAACTGGTTCAGATTGGAAGAAGGTCTTTTTCAAACAAGCTGAAGCATTGGGACGACTTGACCAGGCTCAGCAATTGATGGCTGATTACGAGGCTAGACTGGCGCAGTTTAAGTCTGAAATGAGACTTGATGAAACTCTTTCAGCAGAGAAGCGCTTAAATCAAATTAAAGTTTCAGTGGTTCGTATTTATCCAGATGCGATCGCAGTGTATTTCAAAGATTCATTCTGCGGCAGCATTTTAGAAGAAGCCGGATTGTCCCGTCCACCTGCTCAAGATAGAGAGTGGGATGGTCAGCAGCAACTTAGTAAAGAACGTATTCGCGACCTTGATGCGGATGTGATGTTTTTGTGGACGTATGGTTATAACCCGGAAATTGCTCAGCAGGTAAATACCACCCTAGAAAAGCTGAAAGCTGATCCACTCTGGTCGCAATTGAAGGTTGTTCAACACGACAAGGTCTATGAAGTGCCGAGTTACTGGATTGGCGATAGTATTCTGGCTGCCAATGCCGTGTTAGATGACCTGTTCAGATATTTAGTAGTAAAAGAGGAGTAA
- a CDS encoding DUF1636 domain-containing protein gives MSKHILFVCKSCNSVHSDGIDYEKAEGTVLLNQLLNLYQNWSHQDELDIHPIGCLWTCSRPCSVAFSGTNKATYLFTKVPAAAAAALLQFSQLYLASKDGNIPWKQFPEVLQSAEVAKIPSV, from the coding sequence GTGTCAAAACATATCTTATTTGTCTGTAAATCCTGTAATTCCGTTCACTCTGATGGTATCGATTACGAGAAAGCGGAAGGTACTGTTCTACTCAATCAGTTGCTCAATTTGTATCAGAATTGGTCACATCAAGATGAGTTAGATATTCACCCCATAGGCTGTTTATGGACTTGCTCCCGCCCTTGTTCGGTAGCTTTCTCTGGTACTAACAAAGCCACCTACCTGTTTACCAAAGTTCCCGCAGCCGCAGCCGCAGCCCTGCTTCAGTTTAGCCAACTCTACCTTGCTAGCAAAGACGGTAACATACCGTGGAAGCAGTTTCCTGAAGTGCTGCAATCCGCAGAAGTGGCTAAGATTCCATCGGTATAA
- a CDS encoding cytochrome b6-f complex subunit PetL translates to MLGVVAYIVMLGGFFALAVGLLFGLRAVKLI, encoded by the coding sequence ATGTTAGGAGTTGTCGCTTACATTGTCATGCTTGGTGGATTCTTTGCCCTAGCAGTTGGTTTATTATTCGGTCTACGCGCTGTTAAATTGATTTAA